The following proteins come from a genomic window of Leptospira bandrabouensis:
- a CDS encoding LIC11274 family protein: MNGSAMKQSLLILMTSLLMQAPMFAESVSSKSYHKRIELLTYLRELEPIVKNFRGEDPEGKPTELNAPEGKEGFRMKKYNEAKRIYQEGLQYHFEGNYSSAYQRFLECQLGIEKMTEELSQLYILRAEEMMKTAMERKNPNNPMDKALLDISIEYGKGSYFRQDVMDIPREAPYSRRMYDPKEAHYSYNKYDIEKNLELGYKHLGLAKEARATALKVEKNLEKHQKLQPSHRKYRIDLYFGAINLARDSKANAINIYKLKYPYDNYYLNNAQAKSESSKDENGATVEGQPVKVDGVTYDFSKNPYVKFDHRIQAMFDVRVPEEYRVDHADVRGRVYDLDSNNMVFMKYDQERKKALNVPPKPAAGTTANPQQ, encoded by the coding sequence ATGAATGGCAGCGCAATGAAACAATCCCTTCTTATTCTCATGACGAGTCTTTTGATGCAGGCACCTATGTTTGCAGAATCAGTCTCTAGTAAATCATACCACAAACGCATTGAACTTCTGACTTACTTACGTGAGTTAGAGCCAATTGTAAAAAATTTCCGTGGAGAAGATCCGGAAGGAAAACCGACGGAACTCAATGCTCCTGAAGGAAAAGAAGGCTTCCGCATGAAGAAATACAACGAAGCTAAAAGGATCTACCAAGAAGGTTTACAATACCACTTCGAAGGTAATTATTCTTCGGCTTACCAACGTTTTCTCGAATGCCAATTGGGTATTGAAAAAATGACGGAAGAACTTTCTCAACTCTACATCCTTCGTGCAGAAGAGATGATGAAAACGGCAATGGAAAGAAAAAATCCAAATAACCCAATGGATAAGGCACTACTTGATATTTCCATTGAGTATGGAAAAGGTTCTTACTTTCGCCAAGACGTGATGGACATTCCAAGAGAAGCTCCTTATTCACGCCGTATGTATGACCCAAAAGAAGCTCACTACAGTTATAATAAATACGATATTGAGAAAAACTTGGAGTTGGGATATAAACACCTAGGTCTTGCCAAAGAAGCAAGAGCGACTGCTTTAAAAGTAGAGAAGAATTTGGAAAAACACCAAAAACTCCAACCATCCCACAGAAAGTATCGTATTGATTTATATTTTGGCGCAATCAACCTTGCTCGTGATTCCAAAGCAAATGCAATTAACATCTATAAGTTGAAATATCCTTATGACAACTATTACCTTAACAATGCACAAGCAAAATCAGAATCATCAAAAGATGAAAACGGAGCCACAGTGGAAGGCCAACCTGTTAAAGTTGATGGTGTTACTTATGATTTCTCAAAAAATCCGTATGTAAAGTTTGATCACCGAATACAAGCTATGTTTGATGTTCGTGTGCCAGAAGAGTATCGTGTGGATCATGCTGATGTAAGAGGTCGGGTCTATGATTTGGACTCAAACAATATGGTGTTCATGAAGTATGACCAAGAACGCAAAAAAGCATTAAATGTCCCACCAAAACCTGCTGCAGGAACCACTGCCAACCCACAGCAATAA
- the yihA gene encoding ribosome biogenesis GTP-binding protein YihA/YsxC, protein MHQYSKETPFPETKFFTSIANLNEKEELDSIPSVAFMGRSNSGKSSLLNALSNHRGLAKVSRTPGKTKLINIFRTKEGFNLIDLPGFGYSKASHKEHKDMMKLLEGFLNTWRHLKFLFILCDSQREFPEEELSTIEVAMEKKIKPVVIRTKIDKLNQSELHRVRTDMESAMNEIGVPFRVFYLSATTGRGIGELREFIVENMVDQTKVSK, encoded by the coding sequence ATGCACCAGTATTCCAAAGAAACTCCTTTTCCCGAAACCAAATTCTTTACTTCTATTGCCAACTTAAATGAAAAAGAGGAATTAGATTCCATTCCCTCTGTTGCTTTTATGGGAAGATCCAACTCAGGGAAATCAAGTTTACTAAATGCTCTCTCAAACCACAGGGGACTTGCCAAAGTATCTAGAACACCAGGAAAAACGAAACTGATTAATATTTTTAGAACCAAAGAAGGTTTTAATTTGATCGACTTACCAGGGTTTGGTTATTCAAAAGCCTCTCATAAAGAACATAAAGATATGATGAAACTTTTGGAAGGTTTCTTAAATACTTGGAGACATTTGAAGTTTTTATTTATACTTTGCGATTCACAAAGAGAATTTCCTGAAGAAGAACTTTCCACCATAGAAGTAGCTATGGAAAAAAAAATCAAACCCGTAGTGATTCGAACCAAAATAGACAAACTCAACCAAAGCGAACTACATCGGGTACGAACCGATATGGAATCAGCTATGAATGAAATAGGAGTTCCCTTTCGGGTCTTTTATCTTTCGGCAACAACTGGACGAGGTATTGGTGAGTTAAGAGAGTTTATAGTTGAGAATATGGTAGATCAAACAAAGGTATCTAAATAA
- the lsa25 gene encoding surface adhesin Lsa25 — MKPVEDTFGLSPEETNLLIAGILTNQSLRDNGNGTITDPVANLVWQKCTHGQIYRPGNNDCLGAQGSVFNPGDVARAGAAQVAYCDSKTHACNSIAFPQVLQGTSSISISGSSELYGACQNSNFLGATWRVPTVVEYQRLVVPGRAATLQFFPSTQEEDYWTAWSNNEDIPGETAYAISFDRQSYGVQRNVVKTQRNFVRCVRTGP; from the coding sequence ATGAAGCCTGTAGAAGATACTTTTGGCTTAAGTCCAGAAGAAACCAATTTACTCATTGCAGGTATCTTAACCAACCAGAGTCTTCGAGACAACGGAAATGGAACGATCACAGATCCGGTTGCCAATTTAGTATGGCAAAAGTGTACACACGGACAAATTTATCGTCCGGGAAATAACGACTGTTTAGGGGCACAAGGTTCCGTTTTCAATCCTGGTGACGTAGCTCGTGCCGGAGCGGCTCAAGTGGCTTATTGCGATTCTAAAACGCATGCTTGTAACTCCATCGCATTTCCACAGGTGCTCCAAGGTACTTCCTCGATTTCTATCTCTGGTTCAAGTGAGTTGTATGGTGCCTGCCAAAATAGCAATTTCCTCGGTGCCACGTGGCGAGTTCCGACAGTGGTAGAATACCAAAGGTTAGTAGTTCCAGGAAGGGCAGCAACCTTGCAGTTTTTTCCATCCACTCAGGAAGAAGACTATTGGACTGCATGGTCAAACAACGAGGATATTCCAGGTGAAACGGCCTATGCGATTTCGTTTGATCGGCAATCTTATGGTGTGCAGAGAAATGTTGTAAAAACACAAAGGAATTTTGTCCGTTGTGTTCGCACAGGCCCTTAA
- a CDS encoding DUF2225 domain-containing protein, whose product MSQAAAQSKKVSFRAKESTACPICDENHQKEQMFQGGGRLIAGKLAQDLRRLYEKNRKFGRVSPLDYVMSVCPRCLYSSFPKDWNSLNPADNEAIRMATDSRRSYIEKILGPLDFTQDRQIVLGAASYLLGMDCYQLRGASVAPTPKKAVCAIRAAWYFSDLHEEFPHIGYDKIRDFLYQKAAVIYGHTLELMQNGNEPVDQAAGMLGPDTDNNWGFDGVIYLNAFLTKKFKDQMAPKPEDQVLLLSRAKRTLARLYGSGKASKGKPGPIVEMTRELYDEYNAILEAMGGEK is encoded by the coding sequence ATGTCCCAAGCCGCAGCCCAGTCCAAAAAAGTATCTTTTCGCGCCAAAGAGTCTACAGCCTGCCCCATTTGTGATGAAAATCACCAAAAGGAACAAATGTTCCAAGGGGGGGGAAGGTTAATCGCCGGGAAGTTGGCTCAGGATTTACGTCGTTTATATGAAAAAAATAGGAAATTTGGCCGTGTCAGTCCTCTGGATTATGTCATGTCCGTTTGTCCACGTTGTTTATATTCCTCTTTTCCTAAAGATTGGAATTCCCTAAACCCTGCTGACAATGAAGCCATTCGTATGGCCACAGATTCACGTAGAAGTTATATTGAAAAAATCCTCGGTCCCTTAGATTTTACACAGGATCGCCAAATTGTGTTAGGTGCTGCCTCTTATTTACTGGGAATGGACTGTTATCAACTGAGAGGTGCCAGTGTAGCCCCTACTCCGAAAAAAGCAGTTTGTGCCATTCGCGCTGCCTGGTATTTCTCTGATTTGCACGAGGAGTTTCCTCATATTGGTTATGATAAAATTCGGGACTTTCTCTACCAAAAAGCAGCAGTGATCTATGGTCACACCTTAGAACTCATGCAAAATGGTAACGAACCTGTAGATCAGGCAGCAGGAATGCTTGGACCCGACACGGACAATAACTGGGGATTTGATGGTGTGATTTATCTCAATGCTTTTCTTACCAAAAAATTCAAAGACCAGATGGCTCCAAAACCTGAAGACCAAGTTTTGCTTTTATCACGCGCCAAACGAACGCTAGCAAGGCTCTACGGATCGGGTAAGGCTTCGAAAGGAAAACCAGGTCCGATTGTGGAAATGACACGTGAGTTGTATGATGAATACAATGCAATTTTAGAAGCAATGGGCGGCGAGAAGTAA
- a CDS encoding acetyl-CoA carboxylase biotin carboxylase subunit: MKPIQKILIANRGEIAVRVIRTAKKMGIKTVAIYSDPDAQSLFVQSADEAFSLGGTDARSSYLNVDKVIQACLETGADAVHPGYGFLSENTDFATKLEKHGIRFIGPKPHSIEAMGDKIGSRLLVAKSGVPVVPGYEGASQEMSVFKKEADKIGYPIMAKASAGGGGKGMRRINTPEELEPGILSAKREALSAFGDDRILLEKYIINPRHVEFQIFGDTKGNIIHLHERDCSLQRRHQKVVEETPAPNYPSNLKSKMSEAAVMAAKSVQYEGAGTVEFILGESGEFYFLEMNTRLQVEHPVTEMTTGLDLVEWQIRVCQGESLPQIQTPPQKGHALEVRIYAEDPKEGFLPSTGRIHHLSFPKRDYLRIDSGVISGSEITMYYDPMIAKLIVWGEDRITAIHRLIECLSETIVFGPKTNLQFLQKLVSSKEFAEGKVSTHFIADNEQELLSDKTNEELKLALAGAVFASKEPRNPWIKETT; this comes from the coding sequence ATGAAGCCGATCCAAAAAATACTCATCGCTAATCGCGGAGAAATTGCCGTTCGTGTCATTCGCACCGCAAAAAAAATGGGAATCAAAACGGTTGCGATTTATTCCGATCCAGATGCTCAGAGTTTGTTTGTTCAGTCTGCGGACGAGGCGTTCTCTTTAGGGGGAACAGATGCCAGGTCTTCCTACTTAAATGTAGATAAGGTCATTCAAGCATGTTTAGAAACTGGTGCCGATGCCGTTCATCCAGGTTATGGTTTTTTATCAGAAAATACTGATTTTGCTACAAAATTGGAAAAACATGGAATTCGTTTTATAGGTCCCAAACCTCATTCCATCGAAGCAATGGGTGATAAAATCGGCTCACGTCTGTTAGTTGCAAAAAGTGGAGTTCCTGTGGTTCCAGGTTATGAAGGTGCTTCTCAGGAAATGTCAGTGTTCAAAAAAGAAGCTGATAAAATTGGTTATCCTATCATGGCAAAAGCAAGTGCCGGTGGTGGGGGAAAAGGAATGCGGCGGATCAATACACCAGAAGAACTAGAACCTGGAATTCTTTCTGCAAAACGGGAAGCACTTTCTGCCTTTGGTGATGATCGCATTTTATTAGAAAAATACATTATAAATCCTCGGCACGTGGAGTTTCAAATTTTTGGAGATACCAAAGGAAATATCATCCACTTACACGAAAGGGATTGTTCTTTACAAAGACGACACCAAAAAGTCGTAGAAGAAACTCCAGCTCCCAATTATCCATCAAACTTAAAATCAAAAATGTCAGAAGCGGCAGTAATGGCTGCAAAATCTGTACAATATGAAGGAGCAGGAACCGTCGAATTCATATTAGGTGAAAGTGGAGAGTTTTATTTTTTAGAAATGAATACTCGTTTACAAGTAGAACATCCAGTTACAGAAATGACAACGGGTCTTGATTTGGTGGAATGGCAAATTCGTGTTTGCCAAGGTGAATCATTACCACAAATACAAACTCCTCCGCAAAAAGGACATGCATTAGAAGTACGTATTTATGCAGAAGATCCCAAAGAAGGTTTTTTACCATCTACGGGACGAATCCATCATCTTTCCTTTCCCAAAAGAGATTATTTAAGGATAGACTCCGGTGTTATTTCTGGATCTGAAATTACAATGTATTACGATCCAATGATTGCAAAACTCATTGTATGGGGCGAAGATCGAATCACTGCCATACATCGCCTAATCGAATGTTTGTCAGAAACAATTGTTTTTGGTCCAAAAACCAATTTGCAGTTTTTACAAAAACTAGTTTCCTCAAAAGAATTTGCAGAAGGGAAGGTATCCACTCACTTTATTGCAGACAATGAACAAGAACTTTTATCAGACAAAACTAATGAAGAGTTAAAACTAGCTTTAGCAGGTGCTGTATTTGCATCGAAAGAACCGCGAAACCCTTGGATCAAGGAGACCACCTAA
- a CDS encoding lysophospholipid acyltransferase family protein, whose translation MKVYLRITLLVFGKASPYLIRGIYRSLTGNKEARIKEFLEGTKIWAEDALKITKTKLIVFNEINVPTKGHMIFLNHVNEMDFPYDCYVIRKPFLANQVIKKAWFAYWWMTAMGSQVFDNSKAMSVAVSVKNLIEGLKTTSYIVYPEGKNTYSEEIHPLKKGMVKIAFDQKIPVFVALKSGITTYQNYQKGNVVGYLGLGSFDPTEFSSWEEFQTFLYNLMHSKKQELDAMTEAERAKVS comes from the coding sequence ATGAAGGTTTACCTAAGAATCACCCTTCTTGTTTTTGGTAAAGCAAGCCCATATTTAATCAGAGGGATTTATCGTTCTCTCACAGGAAACAAAGAAGCGCGTATCAAAGAGTTTTTAGAAGGGACTAAAATTTGGGCAGAAGATGCCCTAAAGATTACCAAAACAAAACTTATAGTATTTAATGAAATTAACGTACCCACCAAAGGGCATATGATTTTTTTAAATCACGTGAATGAAATGGATTTTCCTTATGATTGTTATGTGATTCGTAAACCATTTTTGGCAAACCAAGTCATTAAAAAAGCATGGTTTGCTTATTGGTGGATGACTGCAATGGGTTCACAAGTATTTGATAATTCCAAAGCCATGTCAGTTGCCGTTTCTGTAAAAAACTTAATCGAAGGTTTAAAAACTACTTCTTACATTGTATATCCAGAAGGGAAAAATACCTATTCGGAAGAAATTCATCCATTAAAAAAGGGTATGGTTAAAATTGCCTTTGACCAAAAAATTCCTGTGTTTGTGGCTTTAAAATCGGGAATTACAACTTATCAAAATTACCAAAAAGGAAATGTGGTTGGTTATTTGGGGCTAGGTTCTTTTGACCCAACTGAATTTTCATCTTGGGAAGAATTTCAAACCTTTTTATATAATTTGATGCATTCCAAAAAACAAGAGTTAGATGCTATGACGGAAGCGGAAAGGGCCAAAGTCAGTTAA
- a CDS encoding LTA synthase family protein, translating to MVKQFFSPRFSDRIFLTYFSFGFLTLFLHRILFFFVYSYRLEEFQFLVLLKAFLLGFRFDWVTVSILLVGFYLLSLWDKASRLKWYRYFWIITPLVLYPLCLIHLFADLLYFENANKHIGYEAIVFLGDLDVLISSAFKEAPFKILLFLICIGLYIIGIRFWFIKSNIYKKRNEKESFRPNALKTILWILFFFIGLRGGPQESPLRASEAIISDDALINQLALNGIYTTINDFKSQSIPKHLKMTDKDMLAVVKEEISYEGAEFVGDPEFPLVRKIEGIPGKKPINVVLVIQESWTGKYVWPISDGIWLGKEVTPFYNSLAKKGHSFRKFYANGGRTSNALLSVLTSVPDRPGLTAIRTPQILSHFSGIGNLFSGFGYQTSFITGDDLKFDSLATILPHFGFQTLIGKEDFRKSGKYSIGAWGYDDEHLYSKALEEMDLYQNENKPFLMTILTMTTHYPYKVPNSKYEIYDSSITDFDYLNTYHYSDAALETFMKEIQKRKYYEDTLFVFVGDHTHHRYLSYYEDRMVPFLLFSPKYIKPKLDERISSQLDVLPTILGVVGKETYFAGFGKDMRAPNVKSGSTYFAYGSACGWIDEEKILYQSVDGDTQFIFQMNPPYGQDPACNPNRKNCLNQTIKARAFFNLSLELMNRNSVYPLDGSLRYTRK from the coding sequence ATGGTGAAACAGTTTTTTAGTCCTAGGTTTTCTGACCGAATTTTCCTTACCTATTTTTCCTTTGGTTTCCTCACCCTCTTCCTTCACCGCATTTTATTCTTTTTTGTTTATTCGTATCGTTTGGAGGAATTCCAATTTTTAGTTCTTTTAAAAGCATTTTTATTAGGATTCCGATTTGATTGGGTTACCGTTTCCATCTTGTTAGTTGGATTTTATCTACTTTCTCTTTGGGACAAAGCCTCACGATTGAAATGGTATAGATATTTTTGGATCATCACACCTTTGGTATTATACCCCTTGTGTTTGATTCATTTATTTGCTGATTTGTTATATTTTGAGAATGCAAACAAACATATAGGATACGAAGCGATTGTTTTTTTAGGTGATTTGGATGTTTTAATTTCCTCGGCATTCAAAGAAGCACCTTTCAAAATTCTTTTATTTCTGATTTGTATTGGGTTATATATCATAGGGATTCGTTTTTGGTTTATCAAATCCAATATTTATAAAAAGAGAAACGAAAAAGAATCCTTTCGACCTAATGCATTGAAAACCATTCTATGGATTCTATTTTTCTTTATAGGACTTCGGGGTGGCCCACAAGAATCTCCCTTACGAGCTAGTGAAGCGATTATTTCGGATGATGCTCTCATCAACCAACTAGCATTAAATGGAATTTATACCACCATTAACGATTTCAAAAGCCAATCGATACCGAAACATTTAAAAATGACTGATAAAGACATGTTGGCTGTGGTAAAGGAAGAAATTTCTTACGAAGGTGCCGAATTTGTTGGTGATCCGGAGTTTCCTTTAGTTCGAAAGATTGAGGGAATTCCAGGAAAAAAACCAATCAATGTTGTACTGGTCATCCAAGAATCTTGGACAGGCAAATATGTTTGGCCAATTTCTGATGGAATCTGGTTAGGAAAAGAGGTAACACCATTTTACAATAGTTTGGCGAAAAAGGGCCATAGTTTTCGAAAATTTTATGCCAATGGAGGTAGAACCAGTAATGCGTTACTTTCTGTTCTTACGAGTGTTCCCGACAGACCGGGCCTTACAGCCATTCGGACTCCACAAATCCTTAGCCATTTTTCTGGGATTGGGAATCTATTTTCTGGTTTTGGATACCAAACCAGTTTTATTACCGGTGATGATTTAAAATTCGATAGTTTGGCCACTATCTTACCTCACTTTGGTTTCCAGACTCTCATTGGAAAAGAAGACTTCCGAAAATCTGGAAAATATTCGATTGGTGCCTGGGGATACGACGATGAACATCTTTATTCCAAAGCACTGGAAGAAATGGATCTTTACCAAAATGAGAACAAACCATTTTTAATGACCATACTTACCATGACGACACATTATCCTTATAAGGTGCCAAATTCTAAATATGAAATTTATGATTCTTCCATCACTGATTTTGATTATCTCAATACTTACCATTATTCAGATGCAGCTCTAGAAACATTTATGAAAGAAATACAAAAAAGGAAATACTATGAAGATACTCTTTTCGTCTTTGTAGGAGACCACACTCATCATAGGTATTTATCTTATTATGAAGATAGAATGGTTCCCTTTTTATTATTTTCACCAAAATACATAAAACCAAAGTTAGACGAAAGAATCTCCTCTCAATTGGATGTGTTACCTACAATTTTGGGAGTGGTGGGAAAAGAAACTTACTTTGCTGGATTTGGAAAGGATATGCGGGCACCAAACGTAAAGTCTGGAAGCACTTATTTTGCTTATGGTAGCGCCTGTGGTTGGATCGATGAGGAAAAAATTCTCTACCAAAGTGTGGATGGTGATACCCAATTTATCTTCCAAATGAATCCACCTTATGGACAAGACCCGGCTTGTAATCCAAATAGAAAAAACTGTTTGAATCAAACAATCAAAGCACGGGCCTTTTTCAATTTATCTTTGGAGCTTATGAATCGTAACTCGGTTTATCCTTTAGATGGTAGTTTACGGTATACCAGGAAATGA
- a CDS encoding acetyl-CoA carboxylase biotin carboxyl carrier protein subunit yields MDYLFETKTGPTSVHVSGREVRVRKGTNSIIYQMNDFIAKEIQASNPEQMATLTMKDGSILQYLKVRNEVFLHWKGEIWTAKLAERSYEGSGQTTPEIKSPMPGKVVQISTEVGREHKQGETLLILEAMKMENAVKAPYPCRVEEIRKSQGELVQQDEVLMILHRIDSEKT; encoded by the coding sequence ATGGATTATTTATTCGAAACTAAAACTGGTCCAACCTCAGTCCATGTAAGCGGTAGAGAGGTTCGAGTTCGCAAAGGAACCAATTCCATTATTTATCAAATGAATGATTTTATCGCCAAAGAAATTCAGGCATCGAACCCAGAACAGATGGCAACCTTAACCATGAAAGATGGATCTATATTACAATATCTTAAAGTAAGGAATGAAGTATTTTTGCATTGGAAAGGCGAAATCTGGACTGCGAAACTAGCAGAACGATCTTATGAAGGTTCCGGTCAGACAACTCCCGAAATCAAAAGTCCAATGCCTGGAAAAGTAGTGCAAATCTCTACGGAAGTCGGACGGGAACACAAACAAGGGGAGACTCTACTCATTTTGGAAGCCATGAAAATGGAGAACGCCGTTAAGGCACCTTATCCATGCCGAGTGGAAGAGATACGAAAATCGCAAGGTGAACTTGTCCAACAAGACGAGGTGCTGATGATTTTACACAGAATAGATTCGGAAAAAACATAA
- the omp85 gene encoding Omp85 family outer membrane protein yields MYNFIVRSLTLLLFFSFFHGVFGQERAPRTDLPFEISEKKRLSERDFKIKKEGGYFTGLPLINSDPNVGIGYGARVLYFYNGTKSSPLFEYTPYRYRIFAQYFNTTKQAPYHMLSLDAPFIFDTKWRLRADLVYDRNPNSLYFGIGQDTLQPLSYLERNDPNGRIRRNAPFADYEDNLSYRRPGDAGYGEAPVVSDHRYNRYDIENPNFSTSGEYSFFGGTLRTVTGVRLSKQIIRRYDGKYNDAQFGSADGILGLLGVDRTIGTPQGETKLTRDDKDGKINGINGGYTNTIRVGVVYDTRDFEPDPNRGVFLEYTHERSTKAIGSTSEFNKNLVSGRVFISPVQWFTNKPPEILEKFVLAARGTMIQTNGDAPFYEYRNMWGTETNQSGLGGRTTIRGYKQDRFVGQTMAFANFEIRWKFAEAEFGGQHFDFQLVPFYDVGRVWDRTEDANLKNYKHSRGLGLRIPWNQATVIYIDHAISNEDRQTFINFNHIF; encoded by the coding sequence ATGTATAATTTTATAGTAAGAAGTTTGACACTTCTTTTGTTTTTTTCCTTTTTTCACGGGGTCTTCGGTCAGGAACGGGCACCTCGTACGGACCTCCCGTTTGAAATCTCTGAAAAAAAGAGACTGAGCGAACGGGATTTTAAGATCAAAAAAGAAGGAGGCTACTTCACAGGTCTTCCTCTGATCAACTCCGACCCGAACGTAGGTATTGGTTACGGGGCGCGTGTTCTCTATTTTTACAATGGTACGAAGTCGTCTCCTTTGTTTGAATACACTCCGTATCGTTATCGTATTTTTGCGCAGTACTTTAATACGACTAAACAAGCTCCTTACCATATGTTGAGTTTGGATGCACCATTTATCTTTGATACAAAATGGAGATTACGTGCCGACTTAGTATATGATCGAAATCCGAACTCCCTTTATTTTGGAATCGGACAGGATACACTCCAACCTCTTTCTTATTTGGAAAGAAACGATCCTAATGGACGTATCAGAAGGAACGCACCTTTTGCTGACTATGAAGACAATTTGAGTTATCGTCGTCCAGGAGATGCAGGATACGGAGAAGCTCCTGTTGTCAGTGATCATCGATACAATCGTTACGATATTGAAAATCCTAACTTTAGTACTTCCGGTGAATATTCCTTTTTCGGAGGAACACTTCGTACAGTAACGGGTGTCCGTCTTTCGAAACAAATCATTCGCAGGTATGATGGAAAGTATAATGACGCACAGTTTGGTTCCGCAGATGGAATTTTAGGTCTTCTTGGTGTTGATCGCACGATTGGTACTCCGCAAGGAGAAACTAAATTAACTCGTGACGATAAAGATGGAAAAATAAACGGTATTAACGGTGGTTATACCAATACAATTCGTGTTGGTGTTGTTTATGATACACGTGACTTCGAACCAGATCCAAATCGTGGAGTGTTTTTAGAATACACTCATGAACGTTCCACTAAGGCCATTGGTTCCACATCGGAATTCAATAAAAACTTAGTATCTGGTCGTGTTTTCATCAGTCCTGTCCAATGGTTCACTAATAAACCTCCTGAAATTTTGGAAAAGTTTGTTCTAGCAGCTCGCGGAACGATGATCCAAACCAATGGAGATGCACCATTTTATGAATACCGGAATATGTGGGGAACAGAAACCAACCAATCTGGTTTAGGTGGTAGAACAACGATTCGTGGTTACAAACAAGATCGTTTTGTGGGACAAACAATGGCTTTTGCCAACTTTGAAATTAGATGGAAGTTCGCAGAAGCAGAGTTCGGTGGCCAACACTTCGACTTTCAATTGGTTCCTTTTTATGATGTTGGGCGAGTTTGGGATCGTACTGAGGATGCAAACTTAAAGAATTACAAACATTCTAGAGGACTTGGTTTAAGAATTCCTTGGAACCAAGCAACTGTTATCTACATCGATCATGCTATTTCGAATGAAGATAGACAAACATTTATTAACTTTAATCATATATTTTAG
- a CDS encoding tRNA lysidine(34) synthetase, giving the protein MPKLSLKLKKGLEETGRLIRYHELKKITNKNPSIILTGHHCKDYTESIFLHLTRGGGKKAFYTLPPFDGERFLPLVFLEDKELMILYDYVSNHIKVFEDESNQDPIYKRNRIRMDLLPVLEKENWNFHKIYWNFHDRSQLNLHFNLKMEPTSKQGPHIFRIPHETWTSLNLSAKKDLIDFHLKLLGHYPLYKSGFDNFRLQSEGERAFLENKNCFLYKSKFGDLFIIDKKSPAFKKAISYRDGENLCIEWNQNKFKLSDPEEKYSLGSWHHGQKIQIRSGNKEISECMRENGIPFFLRTFIPILYFDGEPIQILFSLFSKSEKNYPKRIYLER; this is encoded by the coding sequence ATTCCAAAACTTTCTCTTAAACTAAAAAAGGGATTAGAAGAAACAGGAAGACTCATTCGTTACCACGAACTAAAAAAAATCACAAATAAAAACCCATCCATCATTCTTACTGGCCACCATTGCAAAGACTATACGGAATCCATCTTCTTACACTTAACTAGAGGTGGGGGAAAAAAAGCATTTTATACTCTCCCTCCTTTTGATGGAGAACGATTTTTGCCTTTGGTTTTTTTGGAAGATAAAGAGTTAATGATACTATATGATTATGTATCGAATCATATAAAAGTGTTTGAAGATGAATCGAACCAAGATCCAATTTACAAACGCAATCGGATCCGTATGGATTTATTGCCAGTATTAGAAAAGGAGAATTGGAACTTTCATAAAATTTATTGGAATTTCCACGATCGTTCGCAACTCAACTTACATTTTAATTTAAAAATGGAACCAACTTCCAAACAAGGTCCTCATATTTTTCGAATCCCTCATGAAACATGGACAAGTCTTAATTTATCGGCAAAAAAAGACCTCATTGATTTTCATTTGAAGTTACTTGGACATTATCCTTTATACAAATCTGGGTTTGACAATTTCCGATTGCAATCAGAAGGAGAAAGAGCTTTTTTAGAAAACAAAAACTGTTTTTTATACAAATCAAAGTTTGGTGATTTATTCATTATTGATAAAAAATCCCCTGCATTTAAAAAAGCAATCTCCTACCGGGATGGGGAAAATCTTTGTATTGAATGGAATCAAAATAAGTTTAAACTTTCTGATCCAGAGGAAAAATACAGTCTTGGTTCTTGGCATCATGGTCAAAAAATCCAAATCCGTTCCGGAAATAAGGAAATTTCGGAATGTATGCGAGAAAACGGAATTCCTTTTTTTCTGAGAACTTTTATCCCTATTCTCTATTTTGACGGAGAACCCATTCAAATTTTATTTTCTCTCTTTTCAAAAAGTGAAAAGAATTATCCGAAACGAATCTATCTGGAAAGATGA